The proteins below come from a single Aphanothece sacrum FPU1 genomic window:
- a CDS encoding metal ABC transporter permease: MLELFQFEFMRNAILAGILVSIACGIIGTFVVINRIVFISGGIAHAAYGGIGLGYFFQFNPVLGAVIFALISALGMGWVARKTEQRADSIIGVMWAVGMAVGIILIDLTPGYKADLMSYLFGSILTVSQQNLMIMFILDIIIIGIVILFYKEFLAISFDPVFALTRNVPVDSLYFLLVGAIALTVVMVMQVVGLILVIALLTIPAAIAGQFFKDIKQMMVISIVLGIIFTTVGLGLSYYGNVSSGATITLVSGTGYLISLGIESWQHQKKF; the protein is encoded by the coding sequence ATGCTTGAATTATTTCAGTTTGAGTTCATGAGGAATGCTATCTTAGCGGGAATATTAGTTAGTATTGCTTGTGGAATTATTGGAACATTTGTTGTAATTAATCGTATTGTTTTTATTAGTGGTGGTATTGCTCATGCTGCTTATGGAGGTATTGGATTAGGCTATTTTTTTCAGTTTAATCCTGTTTTGGGTGCGGTTATTTTTGCCTTAATTTCTGCTTTAGGGATGGGATGGGTCGCCCGTAAAACTGAACAACGGGCTGATAGTATTATTGGGGTTATGTGGGCGGTAGGAATGGCTGTCGGGATTATTTTAATAGATTTAACTCCAGGTTATAAAGCTGATTTAATGAGTTATTTATTTGGGAGTATTCTAACTGTTTCTCAACAAAATTTGATGATTATGTTTATATTAGATATAATTATTATAGGGATAGTGATATTATTCTATAAGGAGTTTTTAGCAATTTCTTTTGATCCTGTCTTTGCCTTAACTCGCAATGTTCCCGTAGATAGTTTATATTTTTTGTTAGTGGGGGCTATCGCTTTAACTGTAGTCATGGTAATGCAGGTAGTGGGGTTAATTTTAGTGATTGCTTTGTTAACTATTCCTGCTGCCATTGCCGGACAATTTTTTAAAGATATTAAACAAATGATGGTAATTTCTATCGTTTTGGGAATAATATTTACAACTGTGGGATTAGGATTATCTTATTATGGTAATGTAAGTTCTGGTGCTACTATTACGTTAGTTTCTGGTACAGGTTATTTAATTAGTTTAGGGATTGAATCTTGGCAACATCAGAAAAAGTTTTAG
- a CDS encoding transposase family protein, with amino-acid sequence MKRELTKILNLPEVIVKAKKEIEESLVLEVESQSKTAFCPRCQKVSHRLHQNHWHLIKDLPWGEKEVFLRINRRQFKCDYCSKPFSEELNFVEKKQKYTKRYARFVTQEVVNSDLLSVAKRHNLTEDQVVSMIN; translated from the coding sequence ATGAAACGAGAACTTACTAAAATTCTTAATTTACCGGAAGTTATAGTAAAAGCAAAAAAAGAGATTGAAGAAAGTCTAGTGTTAGAAGTTGAATCCCAATCAAAAACTGCTTTCTGTCCGCGTTGTCAAAAAGTCAGTCATCGTCTTCATCAAAATCATTGGCATTTAATTAAAGATCTGCCTTGGGGTGAAAAAGAAGTTTTTTTAAGGATTAATCGACGACAATTCAAATGTGATTATTGTTCAAAACCTTTCAGTGAAGAATTAAATTTTGTCGAAAAAAAACAAAAATATACGAAAAGATATGCTAGATTCGTGACTCAAGAAGTTGTTAATAGTGACTTACTCTCTGTAGCTAAGAGGCATAATTTAACTGAAGATCAAGTCGTATCTATGATTAATTAG
- a CDS encoding phosphoketolase, whose translation MTIASTIPAFCQGIQHFEDNLPNFEQYAAEAAIKPGNTAITSPSDSNAVFQTLLAADALRYLTLHTAASKASGHPGGFASIADCIAALMMLGYKNIITEVGHHAPGFYSNMFLDRSLEDMGITTVQQMGERFREMHGLLGHLSGQIPGLLNPAGPLGQGQHFAMAGAKLHPGVLFPVTIGDGGLGEPYIMSSFGHFNTAYPEATNFLPILVWNGYSQEHHSMVSTKTNAEMIAYWQGNGFKEIILVNAKDYDDTNQTGEYVDSTAFSLAKRLAFTQAILEATDKAAKSALGGTLTVLIVKQLKGAGVHKRGAQSHNLYPGDTLEKDYIISALKERALSPEAWQLVRTNFERSAGGPASHHVVTEKVLPLPELGELPLTEYEIHGDKKVATTAMGELVVHVGKKDPNFVITNADGNAASGINNINIGLRIIHPTVDDIYYQGPVGQVYEPLSEDACAGLAVGLALFGARTLWCSYESFAINGLPIWQTVTQAMTELRRPTPSTITLFTAGALEQGRNGWTHQRPEIENYFAAMMRNGNVFPLFPCDANSIQACYEWALQTKNKGITITASKSPLAVRTTLEQTRQALQDGGVILHDSEGKKKVVFAVIGDMTLIPVFDAALHLEDEGIGVKIVSVINPRRLYRPHDVAWETCTEKDSHFLDDEGFEKMFSGDALIGVTGGTSAMLEPLMLRSNCKRDTFAWKRGETTASAGEIMAFNGLTAEALSKRAVELVS comes from the coding sequence ATGACCATTGCAAGCACAATACCAGCGTTTTGTCAAGGGATTCAACATTTTGAGGATAATTTACCAAATTTTGAACAATACGCCGCAGAAGCAGCCATTAAACCCGGAAATACTGCAATTACTTCCCCTAGCGACTCTAACGCCGTCTTTCAAACCCTACTCGCTGCCGACGCACTACGTTACTTAACCCTACACACTGCTGCGAGCAAAGCATCAGGACACCCTGGCGGTTTTGCCAGTATTGCCGACTGTATCGCTGCCTTAATGATGTTAGGCTACAAAAACATTATTACCGAAGTGGGACACCATGCCCCAGGATTCTACAGTAATATGTTCTTAGACCGCTCCCTCGAAGATATGGGCATCACCACAGTCCAACAGATGGGTGAAAGGTTCAGGGAGATGCACGGGCTTTTAGGACACCTTTCCGGGCAAATACCAGGACTTTTAAACCCTGCTGGCCCTCTCGGACAAGGACAACATTTTGCTATGGCCGGGGCTAAATTACATCCGGGGGTACTCTTTCCCGTCACCATTGGGGATGGAGGGTTAGGAGAACCTTACATCATGAGTAGTTTTGGTCATTTTAACACGGCTTATCCTGAAGCAACTAATTTCTTGCCCATTTTGGTATGGAATGGTTATTCTCAGGAACATCACAGCATGGTATCAACAAAAACCAATGCAGAAATGATTGCATATTGGCAAGGAAATGGGTTCAAAGAAATTATTTTAGTCAATGCAAAAGATTATGATGATACTAACCAAACAGGAGAATATGTAGACAGTACCGCATTTTCTTTAGCCAAACGTTTAGCATTTACTCAAGCAATTTTAGAAGCAACAGATAAGGCGGCTAAATCTGCATTAGGTGGCACATTAACTGTTCTTATTGTTAAACAACTTAAAGGGGCAGGAGTTCATAAACGGGGCGCACAATCTCATAATTTATATCCTGGGGATACATTAGAAAAAGACTACATTATTAGTGCTTTAAAAGAACGGGCTTTATCTCCTGAAGCTTGGCAACTTGTACGGACTAATTTTGAACGTTCTGCTGGGGGCCCAGCTTCCCATCATGTAGTAACAGAAAAAGTCTTACCCTTACCAGAATTAGGTGAATTACCCTTAACTGAATATGAAATTCATGGGGATAAAAAAGTCGCTACTACTGCCATGGGTGAATTAGTAGTTCATGTAGGTAAAAAAGATCCCAATTTTGTCATAACCAATGCGGATGGAAATGCAGCTTCAGGAATTAATAATATCAACATTGGTTTAAGAATTATTCATCCTACGGTTGATGATATTTATTATCAAGGGCCCGTTGGACAAGTTTATGAACCCTTAAGTGAAGATGCTTGTGCAGGTTTAGCTGTTGGTTTAGCTTTATTTGGGGCCAGAACTTTATGGTGTTCTTATGAATCTTTTGCTATTAATGGTTTACCTATTTGGCAAACTGTAACTCAAGCAATGACAGAGTTACGCCGTCCCACTCCTTCTACTATTACTTTATTTACTGCGGGGGCCTTAGAACAAGGGCGCAATGGTTGGACACATCAACGACCAGAAATTGAAAATTATTTCGCTGCAATGATGCGTAATGGTAATGTTTTCCCTCTGTTTCCTTGTGATGCAAATAGTATTCAAGCTTGTTATGAATGGGCTTTACAAACGAAGAATAAAGGGATAACAATTACTGCTAGTAAGTCACCTTTAGCTGTGCGGACAACTTTAGAACAAACCCGTCAAGCTTTACAAGATGGGGGTGTCATCTTACATGATAGTGAAGGCAAGAAAAAAGTTGTTTTTGCTGTTATTGGAGATATGACATTAATTCCCGTATTTGATGCAGCTTTACATTTAGAAGATGAAGGAATAGGGGTGAAGATTGTATCAGTAATTAACCCCCGTCGTTTATATCGTCCTCATGATGTTGCATGGGAAACTTGCACCGAAAAAGATAGTCATTTCTTAGATGATGAAGGGTTTGAAAAAATGTTTAGTGGTGATGCTTTAATAGGGGTAACAGGGGGAACTTCTGCTATGTTAGAACCCTTAATGTTACGCAGTAATTGTAAACGGGATACTTTCGCCTGGAAGCGGGGAGAAACGACCGCAAGTGCAGGAGAAATTATGGCATTTAATGGTTTAACTGCTGAAGCTTTAAGTAAGCGGGCAGTTGAATTAGTAAGCTAA
- a CDS encoding IS4 family transposase, which produces MLPEIYNNHLTKYLKKSEYLILLIMIELVQVYRKIRFYELASYFPSPILFESKRKKLKRFFEIPCLTIEGVWIPIIKQWLKQSFSTGDVLHIAIDRTQWGLINILMVSLVIDNRGIPLYFELLDHIGNSNFDTQKSILARILLFLKEYKIVVLGDREFCSVELAKWLHGQKRVYYALRLKKSNYIEVEKEMWTRLKDLGLSSGMSLFYQGVKVTKTKGFIGSNIVAKWKKKYRGIETKEAWFIITNLTSIDETIDAYKKRFCIEEMFRDFKKGGYDLERTKLTGHRLTSLIILITLAYSMATFSGKIIKEKGLAKYVGRVRKNKKMRRRHSNFYIGLHGKDWVDSCDLFTVEAQALMQLSPEKRAYYRRGRRAISLIKSSL; this is translated from the coding sequence ATGTTACCAGAAATTTATAACAACCATTTAACAAAGTATCTGAAAAAATCGGAATATTTAATACTGTTAATCATGATAGAATTAGTGCAAGTATATAGGAAAATTAGGTTTTATGAGTTAGCTAGTTATTTTCCCAGTCCCATTTTATTTGAAAGTAAGAGAAAAAAGTTAAAACGGTTTTTCGAGATTCCTTGTTTGACAATTGAAGGAGTATGGATACCTATCATAAAACAGTGGTTAAAGCAATCATTTAGTACAGGAGATGTCTTACATATTGCCATAGATAGAACCCAATGGGGGTTGATTAATATTTTGATGGTAAGTCTGGTAATTGATAATAGAGGAATTCCCTTATATTTTGAGTTGCTAGATCACATCGGTAATAGTAACTTTGACACACAGAAAAGTATATTAGCCCGAATATTACTCTTTCTAAAAGAATATAAAATAGTTGTCTTAGGGGATAGAGAATTCTGCTCAGTTGAACTAGCAAAATGGTTACATGGACAAAAAAGAGTTTATTATGCACTCAGATTGAAGAAAAGCAACTATATTGAAGTAGAAAAGGAAATGTGGACGCGACTAAAAGATTTAGGATTATCTTCAGGAATGTCTTTATTTTATCAAGGAGTTAAAGTTACGAAAACAAAAGGATTTATAGGCAGTAATATAGTGGCGAAATGGAAAAAGAAGTATAGAGGAATAGAGACAAAAGAAGCTTGGTTTATTATCACAAATTTAACCAGTATTGATGAGACGATTGACGCTTATAAAAAGAGATTTTGTATTGAGGAAATGTTTCGGGATTTTAAGAAAGGTGGTTATGATTTAGAAAGAACGAAATTAACAGGACATCGCCTTACTTCCTTAATTATATTGATTACTCTAGCTTATTCAATGGCAACATTTTCTGGAAAAATTATTAAAGAGAAAGGATTGGCAAAATATGTGGGGAGAGTCAGAAAAAACAAGAAAATGCGACGGAGACACAGTAACTTTTATATCGGTCTTCATGGAAAAGATTGGGTTGACTCTTGTGATTTATTTACCGTTGAAGCCCAGGCATTAATGCAATTAAGCCCCGAAAAACGCGCCTATTATCGACGAGGACGACGGGCTATATCCCTGATTAAGTCTAGCTTATAG
- a CDS encoding Fur family transcriptional regulator: MKGQRTRSQSRIVRVLKSLNRPISAQDLYLELKNLEIPLGLATVYRALESLKLEGAIQARTLSNGESLYSLIHQDQHHLTCVNCGQSFTIDECPIHDFEERLKGSYQFKVYYHTLEFFGLCRLCELGNQKMSV; encoded by the coding sequence ATGAAAGGTCAACGCACCCGTTCTCAATCGCGAATTGTTCGTGTCCTCAAATCCTTAAATCGTCCGATTTCTGCTCAGGATTTATATTTAGAACTCAAAAATCTGGAAATTCCTTTAGGACTAGCGACAGTTTATCGTGCTTTAGAATCTCTAAAATTAGAAGGGGCAATTCAAGCGCGAACTTTATCTAATGGAGAATCTCTTTATAGTTTAATCCATCAAGATCAACATCACCTCACTTGTGTCAACTGTGGACAATCTTTTACCATTGATGAGTGTCCTATACACGATTTTGAAGAAAGACTTAAAGGATCTTATCAGTTCAAGGTATATTATCATACCTTAGAATTTTTTGGCTTATGTCGATTATGTGAATTAGGCAATCAGAAAATGTCCGTATAG